The genomic segment AATATGTGCCCCACTACCTTCTCCTTTTTGCATGCAataatttgcatgtaatagtgaatCCACATGCACATTTCATTATCCCACATatcctcattttctcaattaattcTCCATGTCTTTATTCTTCCAAACTCacatatacttttattaatacttatatcattaaaattttccttattaaaataatactctagaatgaataaaataatattttattcatcaaatcAACAAAATTGTATTATAACACCCCCACTTAGGTTCAATGCATAAATTATGTGAGTTTGTCCATCACTCACaatagaaatattttaatatcattttattaataaaatgttatttgattccaaaatttttcatttggcTTCTGAggttccaaaacattttaatttgtctcgGTTTAGCTCCATTGCTCTTTTTCACTCCATAGCTATgactttaataaaatattattattttattattattttattacgtATGaagtattttatttcaaaatattcctttcCTCCTTCACCACTCTTAAACTCCTTAATTGACTTAATTGGTCTTAATCTTGTCCTTAAAGTTGTATTAACTACAGTTTCAGGACACGAGGTGTTACAAATAGTATGTGCAATCTTtatctttatgtttttctcTTGGTTTGATTAAGTTTCAAtgtgcttttatttttaactcaTCTTTTGAACATGGTATTAGAGCATTTCACTTGTTCTTAAGGGACTtctgaaatcatttttttttatacctaACCTTGCTGTCTCATATATTCCATTAGAAGAACCTTTGCAAGAAAATCTATGGCTTCAACCAGTGTTTAACAGAGAGAGCTACCCTAATTTGGGTAGTGAAGATGAAAGCTTACCTTTTTGCATTTGACCTTTGGGAAGTTGTGAAAGTGGGTGGAGACCCTCTAGTTCAAAGAAATGCCAATCTTAAAATAGCTCAATTGAAGCAGTATAGTGAAGAAGTCACCAAGAGATTCAAGACACTCTCATGCATCCACTCTGTTGTATCTAACTCTATATTTACCAAGAAAATGACTTGCAAGAACCTTAAAGAGGCTTGGGCAAGTTGCAAAAAGAATTTCACGAGAGTGATAAAACTCGATAGATACAAGTACTTAATCTATTGAGGGAATTTGAagtcttaaaaataaaagacaatGAGAATTAATGAGTATTCTGATAAGGTAATGAAAGTTGTGAATCAGCTAAGGCTTTTTGTGGAAGACCTTCCTAAAAGAAAGATTGTCAACAAAGGTCTAGTAAGTTTACTAGATAAGTTTGAAGTTAAGGTATCCTCACTTGAAGAGTCCAAGGACATCTTGTGCCTCATTGTCACAAAGCTAGTCAATGCTCTCTAAGCACAAGAACAAAGACGAGCTCTAAAGCAAGATAACATGATAGAAGGAGCTTTCACGGCTTTgacaaaagagaaataaattaCAGATATAAAAAGAATGACCTAAATAAGAAAGACAAGGACAAGATATCTAGAGATGGAAAACAAGGCAAGCTAAGAGCTAAGTATCCTTTTTGTTCtcattgtaaaaaaaaaaacacatcttgaaaaatattattggtATCGTCCAAATGTTAAATACCATCAATTAAAACATGTGGAGAAAGACCTGAGGAGAAGGTTGCTGGTGTTGAATAATAGAAGATAGTTGATGAGTTTCTATTCATGGCAAGGAAACCTGAAGTTTTAAATAGGAAGCATGCATGGCTTATTGATAGCACATGTTAGAATCATAAGACCGAGAAAGAGGAGAATTTTATTACCTTGGACAAGAGTTATAAATCTCAAGTTGAGATTGGATATGGGCTCAACCTGTAGATTCAAGGGATAGGAACAGTTGCGGTGCTTACACTTGTAAGtatgaaatcaatttctaATGTTATGTTTATACTAAAGTTGCTCAAAATCTACTTTATGTGGGTAATTGATTGAAGCTGGAtatgttttgttgtttaaaaACAAAGCTTGCACCATCCTTGATTCCTCGAGTAAGGAACTTTTCATTGTTGAAATGAGAAATAAGTGTTTCTTTGTAGATTGGATGATGGTTAAGCATAAAGCTTAGCAATGCTTATccattaattttgaaatttggcACTGTAGATTGGGGCATATAAATTACAAGTCTCTAACGCATATGGCATTCACCAACTTGGTTGAAGGACTCCTTGGTTTGACTCAATCAAAACAAATCTGCAGCACTTGTCAATATGGTAAGCAAAGCCAAGCCTCTTTTCCAAAAACTAGCACTTGGAGAGCAAAACAAAGGCTTCAATTAGTGCACTAAAATGTGGGAGGCCCTATGAAAACTCTATTATTTAATGGGCGTTCATATTATCTAATTCTTGTTGATGATTATACAAGGTACAGTTGGATATTTTTCATGAAACACAAGTTTGATGTGTTTGATTTGTTTACCAAGTTTGTTGCAATAGTGGAAAATGAGTCTATAAGCAACTTAATGATTCTAGGACAAATAATGAAGGAGAATTCAACGTAACCGAGTTTAAAGattttctcactttaaaaagAATCAAACATCAGTTGGCGATGGCTTATAACcctcaacaaaatggagttTGTGAGCATAAGAACAGGACAGTAATAAAGATGACTCACTTTTTGTTATTTGAGAAAGGTTTGCCAAAATGGAATTTTGGGCTGAGGTAACTAATGTTGCTATGTGTTTACTTAATGTTCTTTCAACAAAAGCTTTGAACACTAAATGCCCCTATTAAGCTTGGCATGGCACAAAACCATTTGCAGTGCACCTCAAGGTTTTTGAATGCATCTATTATGCAAAAATTCTTAATGAAAAGAGAACAAAACTTGATCCTATGTCTTGATTGGCGATTCACTTGGGCTGTAGCAATTTATCAAAGGGCTATCGATTGTATGACTTGAAAACTAAGAAGGTTTTTGTAAGCCAAGATGTGAGGTTTAATGAAAGCTTGAAATGGAATTGGGAAACTGCTATAGTTGAGAACTCAAAGTTAAATAATGCTACTGGTGATGagaatttatttgatgatAAGGAAAGTGTGGATGAGAATGACGAAAGCTTGGTTGTTCGAGGAACAAGACCACTTCAAGAAATTTATAGTAGATGCAATATGGCAGTAATTGAACCAAATAAAGTTTCAGAAGCATTAAAAGATGAGAAATGGAAAGAAGCAATGGATGTTGAAATGCAAATGATTGCAAGAAATGGGACTTGGTACTTAGTAGGCAGACCCCAAGTGCAAAAGGTAATTGGTGTCAAATGGATATTTAAAACCAAACTAAATCCAAATGGGtttgttaaaaaattaaaggctAGATTAATGGTAAAAGGATATTCACAGGTTTAAGGAATTGACTTCAAAGAGACCTTTGCACCGGTGGCTTGATATGACACCATTCGAGTCTTAACAgcaatttaaagaaaattggtCCATTTGGCGCATTGACATGAAATTAGCTTTCTTGAATAGGGTTATATTAGAGGACATTTGTGTTGAATAGCTTGAAGGTGTTATGGTATAGGGAAAAGAAGACAAGGTGTGCGAGATTGTCAAAGTTCTTTATGAACTCAAGCAAGTACCGAGAGCATGATATGACATGATTGATAGCTATATGTGAGAAAAGGGATTTATTCACAGCAATAATGAAGCTACACTCTATGTTAAGAAATCTCGTAATGCCATGAAACTGATTGTATCATTACATGTCGATGATTTGCTAATAACAATCCCTAATGATGAGATTTTAAAGGAATTCAAAGCTCAAATAAAGTTCAAATTAGATATGATCAACCTAGGAAAGATGTCTTACTTTTGAGGCTTGGAGTTTTAGCAAATGGAAGATCAAATTTTCCTCCAAAGTAAATATGCTAAAGACTTGctcaaaaaattgaatatgaacTTTTACAAACCTGTTCCAACTCCACTAGTTGTGGGTTAGAGACTCAGTGAAGATGATGGTGAGATTAAAAATGACACTTGAATCTATTGAAGTATAATCGGATACCTTCTGTACTTGTCAACTACTAAACCTGATATTATGTTTGCAACTAGTCTTCTATCTCGATTTATGCAACAACCATCAATGATGCACATGAAAGTTGCAAAGAGAATCGTGAGGTACATCAGAGGCCCTTCAACTTTTGGGCTTAAGTTTGTGAAATAGGAGAGCAATCATTTGCAAGGTCATTGTGATAGTGATTGGGTCGGTAGCGTGGATGATTGGAAGAGTACCACTAGCTATTGCTTTTCATTAGGAAGTGCAATCTTCTCCTAGAACTCAAAGAAATAGGAAGTGGTAGCTCATTCTTCTATTGAAGCAGAATATACAGTGGCATCTTCAGCAACTAATCATGCATTGTGGCTCAGGAAATTGTTTGATGATCTGGGTTTTAAGCAATCTATTGGCACTGTCTTATGGGTAGATAACATGTATGCAATTTTGATAGCAAAGAACCTAGTGCAGCATGCAAGGAGCAAACATATTTGAGTGAAGTTTCTCTCAATCAGAATGGCTATGAAGAACGATGAAATCGTGATCAAACATTAAAGCACCAATGATCAAGTTGTTAATATCTTCACAAAAAGCTTGAACAAAGataagttttatatttttcaagagcAAACTTGGATTATGAGAGATAAATTCCAGAGAGGTGTGttgaaactaaaatatatCTTGGCATCAATGGAGGATGGCACAAGAATGCTTTGAATGAGTGGAAAATGAAGTCACTAGGAAGAGCATGTGACTTGTTTAAAATAGTAGTTTAtgctttgtttatttttcagttctttttctcttcaacaTTAAATTAGTTTAGCAACGTGGTTTTACCATGTTGGATTGTGAGTAGTAGGATGTCAAACACTAATATCATGCTGCTGCCAAACAGTTATTGGTGGTTTTATTGTTTAGTCATGCATTGGTCCTTTTTAATTGTTCTCTCCTTCTGTAATTGTGTGATATAAAGACTTAACGAAAAATAGTATGTGCAGTCTTTGTCATTATGTTTTTCTCTCGGTTTGATTAAGTTTCAAagtgttttcatttttaattcatCCTTTGAACATAGTGGAACTCCGGTATCACCATCAACTACATATCTTAACAGGATATCAATGGCTGTTGCAATGCATTCCCTACAAGCCAAACACTAATTCAGCCGCcgttatatattataaattggtTGTAAATAGAACGTTTATTTTCCTTAAGAATCTTCCTATTTTAGCGTGGGGGAAGAAGGCAGCTTGTAAAGCAAGAGATGCCTTTAAAACGCTGACCAATTTCAACTTATTGAGGATTTTAACAGAGGGAGTAACATCTTCCTACTTATTGGCTACCACCAAGCTGACGTCTATAAGTCAACAGTATTGAAGGGCATGTACTAAGTCATCGTCATTAATTTCATTCTCCTTAAGAATGCATAGGCTAGTAGCCGATATCCTACAATTATAGCTATCATAGTACCAACTTCCCGGGCGTCCCAATCAAGTCGTAATCCTTTGAAGGGAGAGTTACATGAACCTGATCCAGTATCCGAACCAGCACAACCGTAGTGAATCTTGAGTAACAGCCTGTATGTGTGATATGTAAATGAGATGTATCTTACCCACGACATAAATGCTGGGACTTTCTGCAACCAATTATCAAAAATCAGAATCTACTAAGCGTTATACATGCAACTATCTATATCCCTTTTGTGATTTGTGCCTCCACATTTGTCTCAAGAAATAATATTAACCAGGGTACAGGAATCACACCTGGATAAAGAATCCTCCGGATAACATCGAGGCCATTATAATAACAGAAGCCAATGTTGCTGCTTTCTTCACATCCATTAATGCTGCTCCTATAGTAAGGCCAAGACCCTGCAATTTTACATGAAAACAAGTCATCATAGtctataatttcaaaattctgtAGGGAGTGATTGATGTTTGATTCAATATAGTTTACCTGGGATGCAACAACACTTACGAAAACAGTAAGCATTGTAAGAGAAAATGCTGTAATTGTTGGCTTCAAGCCTGCCATAAGATAGACGATCACAAGGAACGCTACCGGAAATATGAGATCCAAAGGAAGATCACTAGTCATTCTGGCCAAAAAAAAGGCACTGAGTCTGTACATGCCTACAGATCTTTCCAAAGCTAGCATCACTCTCTCTTGAGGGAATGTGAAAATGGCAGTAAACATAGGAAAGAAAGCCCAAAACACCGAAATGAAGAATAACAGCCCTGCCTGCATGCATTGgaataacaataataaacaGACTCGaatatttacaaaatataagaaaagaTTTTCACAGAAATCCTGTGTGACCAAAACCAATCTAAGCATGTAACAGATAGTTGCCTGATCCTCAAGTCCCTTAGGAGATGAAGCATCAGAACGCCACCAAAGTAAACCCATGATTATAGCAGTAGATAAAACTTGGGTTACGCGCATGCAGCTGAAGTATTCATGGCGTCTCTCCTTAAAGCCCCTTTTAAAGAGAACTGAGAACTGGTCCCACCAAGTTGCACCCCATTCCCTTGAATTCAACCTAGTCTGCATCTCAGGCTCAGCATCTAAGACAGGTTGTAGGAGCTTTGTCTTCTCCAACTTTTCTACCCTCTCTGCATAAGCCTCCACCAGATACTGCAGTGATGAAAATCCAAGATTCTTAAGTGAGAGGGTTTAAGAACACAAAAATGAAACTTAATTTGGGATTTCAGTTTCGACCTCATGGACATCAACTTGGGAAGGCCCTCCATATTTCATATCAAGACTTCTGTTTCTTGGCAGAAACCTGTCCTCGAAATCTGATGGAACCGATTTGTCTTTTATGTTTCCATTGGCCAAATCAATAAGAAACTCTGCTGGATTCATGGCTATGAGTGGAGAACAACCAATTGAGGAGAAATATAGCATTGCTTCTGAGGCTTTTCCATAGTACAAGGAGCTGCCTTTGCCCAAGAGAATCAGCTTGTCAAACTTACTAAATAGTCTACTAGATGGCTGATGTATTGTTGTCACTACTGCCGTGCCAGACTATAAAGCACAAGCAAATAAGCAgttatgtttctttttttttttccgcTTAGAAAATAAGCAGTTAATTACAGTATTTACGAATCTTGACAGCAACAAAACCAAGCATTTTAAGTACCTGTGCAATGTTATGTAGCATCTGAACAATTTGAAGCGCAGTTGTTGAATCCAGACCTGATGTTGGTTCATCTAAGAATAGAAGTGATGGGTTGAGGAGGATTTCATTGGCAATGCAGACCCTTTTTCTCTCACCACCAGAAATTCCTCTCAAAAATGTGCCACCAATCACTGTATTTTGGCACCTGAAACGTGCAATTGATGTTTTGACTTACAACCAAGTAGCACTATTCtgcaataaataaataaacctaCTGTTTGTGACCCCTCTAATGAAGCAACTGGTATTATCCTTACGTCTTAGTATCcatatgaaactttcaaacCAAAAATTCTAGAAGTAAATGCTACTATATTGGCCAATTCCATCCAGCTCGATCATATATATGTAGCTGAAATTGATTTGAGAACCCCCAATTAGGTCATTTTAATAGTACAAAAGATTTAAGTTTTAGTCAAAaaactgaataaaataaaaaattaatgcagAAAGCACCTTTCAAGGCCTAGCTCGCTAATAACACTCATAgccctttcctttttctgcTGCATAGTTAAGGTATTGGGGAGACGGAGCAGAGCAGCATATGTTAGAGTTTCCTTGACTGTAAGATGAGGAAAGGTAACATCATCTTGCAGTACAAAACCAATCCTGTTACATGAACAACGATATCAAATGAATCATTAAATTAGAATTCAACATCAATACATGCAGCAAGCAACATATGCAAGCCTGTATCAAGATGCACCTCCGCTTCAGTGACTTGGAATATGGTTGATCGTTGTAAGTGATGGTACCACTGTCAAATTTTACTCTTCCGCTAAGTACATTAAGAAGAGTTGTTTTCCCCCCTCCTGATGGTCCCATCAGAGCAAGAACCTCTCCTGGATATACCGACCCACTTATTCCATGGAGTATATACTTCTCTGCATCTGAGATTTTTTCACCTTTAACTGGTACCTTATATTTAACATCTTCGAACTGCACAAAACTGAAAATTGATTATCCATTTTCATTGTAACTTTAGGAGAATCGGGACTACAACAATAACACAACAATACTATACTGGATGCCACAAATATTGTATATGGACCGTTCTGTTACCTTTAGACATATTGGTAATGTGGGTTCATATTGTATTTTCCTCCGAGTGCGTGATTCTGTATCTTCATGAGCTGGCTGAGACTGACTTGTTGGATAATTTCCTGTATGAGAGAGGATAATTACTAACTCGCCTCGATAGAAATCCCCAGCTCCACTAAGTTGTGAgtgttaattttgtttatcCTTCCATTTTGACAATTTAACATGAATTTAAAAGGTAAGAGTAATGCATAAACAGCTAAAACCATGAAGATATAAGAAGCAAAATGTAAGGATGCAGACAGATGGTTGCTGTTTTCTTCTTGAAAACAATGGCTGTACTGCTCAAGATATTATCATTTGAAAACTTATCAAATGCGCTAATCGTTCTGCTTTTACCGCTATTAATTTGTAGAGTTAAGCCATCTGAAGCATCATCTGAAGGTAAGGGGACATCAGGATGTAAGGTAGATGAGCCTATATCATTGATGGAAGCCCCCATACGAACAGAATCTATGTCATCAAGGCTCACTGCACTACTCTCTATATTAACCAAGGATCGGATACTTGATGACCTTGTTTTGCATGTTGTTTTCCCACATGGCGGTTCCAATTTGGCTTCAGAGTTGTGTGTCCCTTCTTCTATGCTAACTCCAGCACATTCATCTCCTGGCTGGTCAAAACTTGGGGCTTTCCTGGAAGCTGATACAATGATTGCGTCCTTTCCATCCCTTGCCACCTTTGTATCATCAACCATGCCTTCAAAAGACTCCATTAGCTCCACAAACTGATttcaaaaaggaaatgaatCACATACCATTGGTCAAAGCTCGATCAAACTAGCTGCAAaatcataatatatatatatattatttagatATATCCTAGTTTAACATTGATAGAAGTTAGTGAACTTCTTGTGGTGTTTGAATAATATATAGTTGTCCAAATGTATTACCACAAAACAGAAACTCTACTAAACCAATCATAGTTCATATATACTTAAGGCCATATATCAGAAATTCAGGCGACACTATaccaaacaacaaaaaaaaaaaaaaaaaggagctTAAGAGAATGGAAGCCAATTACCAGAGGAAATGGAAATGAAAGCCAAGAGGGAAATGGAGATTGCAAAGAAAGTAGCAGGGTGATTTAGCTCAGAAAGTGCAATGAGACCATGGGAGAATGTTATGTAATCATGAAGATTATATAGGCACAGGATAGAAGAACACTGTGCTATAACAGTACTCATGAAGCTGTCCTGAACAATTGCATCCGCGAGAAACGGAAAATTGTTCTCTACtatttaatttcctttttgcaATGGCGGAAAGACCAATCATCCTCTGGAAAAGAcgtgttttattttctcattgtTGTCTTCTGGAAAGCAACTCCTACATCATAAGTTTCCATAATTAATTAGTAACATTTtcttgacaaaaaaaaaaaaaaactaataacaTTTTTTGTTCGAAAGATCCTGGCAGAAAGTTAACTCGTAAACCAACGACACTGATATGGTTTTTTTCATTGAACCAAGGTATCATTTATGTgtaattagtaatttaatcaaaGATGGAACACTTCAAATTTCAAAGTATGTACCATTTTATTGATTAAGAGACTAGCCGTGCTAAGCTAGAGTCAAATTTAATCATGCTTAGCATGCACAAATTTGCTTCTTGTTTTTGGAAAAATCATAGGCTAAATGGTATATTGTACAATATACTAACTTCATTACTCATCTTTCACTCATATTTGACTTGTCTGTTGGACAtttaaaagtcaaaataaacTCCTACTTATCTCCTCTATCAAGTCACCGATAAACTTTCATCAAACCAATTTATGGCATTAACATGTCTCATCCGAAACCAACTCTTTACTAAGAAGTAAATGATGGCATTATATTCTCACCAATTTGCAAGTGCATAATATAATTCTGATTTTTTCGTTATTCACTGATCAGAACCATTTAATTTGTGAGCTGGAATCTGATAGGCTCAACCGACAAGAATCTACATCGAAGGGCGTTAAAATTAGATTGATCCGGTCAAAGACATTTTGATCAATTCTCGCCCTGAAGACCATGAATATTCGAATCATGGTCAGTAAATAGATCATCCAGGTACACGAGTTCCATTCATTTACGTGACATGCAAAGCAAAGTAGTGGCTGAGCCATCAATGCATGTGCATTCAGAACCAAAATCCAGGGCGGTGCCCTGATTGCCAGGGCAAATTTCCCATACAAGAGATTAGTAGGGTCACATACGTTCTGGCTGGTGGAGCAAACTACTTACCAGGAGCTGAAGCTAGACTCAAAAAATTGGTAATGCTATATCTATATCACCTAGGTGGGACTATGgtcttaatttttgttttaaattttcgGAGTTAAGCGAAACGAATTCTGTCCAAAGATGTCCCTTGCTTTCCCACAGTGGCTGTTCTGTCCTTTTGCTGACAAGGTGGAAAAAAATCAGTTGACAAATTTATGATCAGTCCAATTCCAGGCCTTTTACTTCACCTTTGTTTGGAACTTACCCGTTTCTGTAGTGAAAATGAACACTCGGGAGATCGTGAAAGATAGTGGCCAACAGGGACACTTCCCATCAATGAGGGTGATGAGTCTTTTTCCTATTGACCCAAGAAAAATGTGAGtaacttaaatatttgatgGATTCAATGATAATATTTCACCTGCTTAACTATAATCCAATCAATTATTGAATCTTACCCAATTAGCATATTGGAAGGAAGACAATTTTTACTATTGTTGACTTTCCTAACCTTATAGTACTTGAGACTTCCATATCCGAATAcactgaaattaaatttgatttgaatgaTCTTGGAATCTTCATGGTGCTCTAATAGtagtaattttgaaaaaaaaaatattctttaaagAAATACCTTAACAGTTAGAACtctaaatgaaaattttttttatttgacataTTTAAATAGAATGATTAGGTCTATGGAGTGGGAGGATTAACTCTCCATTACATACCCTAAACCCTGATAAATTTGTATATATCCTTGTTTAGTTTGAATAAAAATCCAATATATCCAACAATCTCATAAATTTCTGATTGAACCAATTTAAATCTTCCGCTGCCTCAACTTTCACAAATTGTCACAcacgcacacacacacatatatatatttggattaatatatacatgcatgtttggttttaagttttttctcctttctctctcataTTTTTTCCCCTCTTCCTCTCTTCAGAGCTAATTATCatcttgtaaaaataaaaaaatatttaagattctatctatataaaaaataagaagataTAATGCTCAAATAAGTTACTAAcctattcaaaaatattcaaaGAAACCTTTACtcttttattacgtttaatcaaacttttgtatttttattttgagtcaaattaacttttatgactaatgattgactaattgtCATTAGTAAAATGTTAGTCAAATGTCACTTGTCATATTATATCCACATGACATTAACATGACATTGATGTAGAGGGTGAAAAATGTCATATGATCATGTTATCATAGTAAATTAACACGTCAtattatcatcaattataatatatcaGCATATCACATTataatcaattatgatattttaatatgtCACATCAACGTCATgctacataaaataaaaaataatattttgataaaattaattattaataataaggGTTTAtatgactcaa from the Theobroma cacao cultivar B97-61/B2 chromosome 8, Criollo_cocoa_genome_V2, whole genome shotgun sequence genome contains:
- the LOC18592562 gene encoding ABC transporter G family member 22 isoform X2, producing the protein MESFEGMVDDTKVARDGKDAIIVSASRKAPSFDQPGDECAGVSIEEGTHNSEAKLEPPCGKTTCKTRSSSIRSLVNIESSAVSLDDIDSVRMGASINDIGSSTLHPDVPLPSDDASDGLTLQINSGNYPTSQSQPAHEDTESRTRRKIQYEPTLPICLKFEDVKYKVPVKGEKISDAEKYILHGISGSVYPGEVLALMGPSGGGKTTLLNVLSGRVKFDSGTITYNDQPYSKSLKRRIGFVLQDDVTFPHLTVKETLTYAALLRLPNTLTMQQKKERAMSVISELGLERCQNTVIGGTFLRGISGGERKRVCIANEILLNPSLLFLDEPTSGLDSTTALQIVQMLHNIAQSGTAVVTTIHQPSSRLFSKFDKLILLGKGSSLYYGKASEAMLYFSSIGCSPLIAMNPAEFLIDLANGNIKDKSVPSDFEDRFLPRNRSLDMKYGGPSQVDVHEYLVEAYAERVEKLEKTKLLQPVLDAEPEMQTRLNSREWGATWWDQFSVLFKRGFKERRHEYFSCMRVTQVLSTAIIMGLLWWRSDASSPKGLEDQAGLLFFISVFWAFFPMFTAIFTFPQERVMLALERSVGMYRLSAFFLARMTSDLPLDLIFPVAFLVIVYLMAGLKPTITAFSLTMLTVFVSVVASQGLGLTIGAALMDVKKAATLASVIIMASMLSGGFFIQKVPAFMSWVRYISFTYHTYRLLLKIHYGCAGSDTGSGSCNSPFKGLRLDWDAREVGTMIAIIVGYRLLAYAFLRRMKLMTMT
- the LOC18592562 gene encoding ABC transporter G family member 22 isoform X1, whose translation is MESFEGMVDDTKVARDGKDAIIVSASRKAPSFDQPGDECAGVSIEEGTHNSEAKLEPPCGKTTCKTRSSSIRSLVNIESSAVSLDDIDSVRMGASINDIGSSTLHPDVPLPSDDASDGLTLQINSGNYPTSQSQPAHEDTESRTRRKIQYEPTLPICLKFEDVKYKVPVKGEKISDAEKYILHGISGSVYPGEVLALMGPSGGGKTTLLNVLSGRVKFDSGTITYNDQPYSKSLKRRIGFVLQDDVTFPHLTVKETLTYAALLRLPNTLTMQQKKERAMSVISELGLERCQNTVIGGTFLRGISGGERKRVCIANEILLNPSLLFLDEPTSGLDSTTALQIVQMLHNIAQSGTAVVTTIHQPSSRLFSKFDKLILLGKGSSLYYGKASEAMLYFSSIGCSPLIAMNPAEFLIDLANGNIKDKSVPSDFEDRFLPRNRSLDMKYGGPSQVDVHEYLVEAYAERVEKLEKTKLLQPVLDAEPEMQTRLNSREWGATWWDQFSVLFKRGFKERRHEYFSCMRVTQVLSTAIIMGLLWWRSDASSPKGLEDQATICYMLRLVLVTQDFCENLFLYFVNIRVCLLLLFQCMQAGLLFFISVFWAFFPMFTAIFTFPQERVMLALERSVGMYRLSAFFLARMTSDLPLDLIFPVAFLVIVYLMAGLKPTITAFSLTMLTVFVSVVASQGLGLTIGAALMDVKKAATLASVIIMASMLSGGFFIQKVPAFMSWVRYISFTYHTYRLLLKIHYGCAGSDTGSGSCNSPFKGLRLDWDAREVGTMIAIIVGYRLLAYAFLRRMKLMTMT